In Desulfatiglans sp., a genomic segment contains:
- a CDS encoding integration host factor subunit alpha translates to MALTKEQIICDIYDNVGLSKTKSRSVVERVFEMIKTSLVGGEDVLISGFGKLSVKNKSQRRGRNPQTSEDLMLAPRRVVVFKTSGLLRDSINP, encoded by the coding sequence GACATATATGATAATGTCGGTTTAAGTAAGACAAAATCGCGCTCTGTAGTGGAAAGGGTATTTGAAATGATTAAAACATCTCTGGTCGGCGGAGAGGATGTCCTTATAAGCGGGTTCGGTAAGCTATCTGTAAAGAACAAGTCACAGAGAAGGGGCCGCAACCCCCAGACCTCAGAGGATCTTATGCTTGCACCAAGGAGGGTGGTTGTATTCAAGACATCAGGCTTGTTAAGAGACAGTATTAATCCCTGA